A DNA window from Setaria viridis chromosome 2, Setaria_viridis_v4.0, whole genome shotgun sequence contains the following coding sequences:
- the LOC117842437 gene encoding cyclin-D3-2 isoform X2 has translation MEAFAALFDPLYCPEEHLDLYHEEPVEDAEDQWPDRHEQRPAALDDELPALFEALRAKEGVVVPAGEGEDDGYGGAAGREAAVGWACRAAARLGFSALTAALAVAYLDRCFLAGGALRLGDRPWMARLAAVACVALAAKVEETRVPLLLDLQLCAAAGADPADAYVFEAKTVRRMELLVLSALGWRMHPVTPFSYLQPVLADAAMRLHNCEGVLLAVMADWRWPRHRPSAWATAALLATAGGGDDDSELLALINAPEDEAAECAKVISEVTGMSFLAGDAGAGAGNKRKHAAARMYSPPLSPSGVIGALSCFSCESSSSATADSRPASTSAAAGTWPASVSSSPEPPGRAPKRAAVAAAPPVPHPLPPDEESRDAWPSTCAA, from the exons ATGGAGGCTTTCGCCGCGCTGTTCGACCCCCTCTACTGCCCCGAGGAGCACCTCGACCTGTACCACGAGGAACCCGTCGAGGACGCTGAGGACCAGTGGCCGGACCGGCATGAGCAGCGGCCGGCGGCTCTTGACGACGAGCTGCCGGCGCTGTTCGAGGCGCTCAGGGCCaaggagggggtggtggtgccggcgggcGAGGGGGAGGACGACGGGtacggcggggcggcgggccgTGAGGCCGCGGTCGGCTGGGcgtgccgcgccgcggcgcggctgGGCTTCTCCGCGCtcaccgccgcgctcgccgtcgcctaCCTCGACCGCTgcttcctcgccggcggcgcgctccggCTTGGCGACCGTCCATGGATGGCGCGCCTTGCCGCCGTCGCCTGCGTTGCGCTCGCCGCCAAGGTCGAGGAGACGCGCGTGCCGCTGCTCCTCGACCTCcagctctgcgccgccgccggcgccgaccccgccgacgCCTACGTGTTCGAGGCCAAGACGGTGCGCCGGATGGAGCTGCTCGTGCTCTCCGCGCTCGGCTGGCGAATGCACCCGGTCACGCCCTTCTCCTACCTCCAGCCcgtcctcgccgacgccgccatgcGCCTGCACAACTGCGAGGGCGTCCTGCTCGCGGTCATGGCCG ATTGGAGGTGGCCTCGGCACCGGCCCTCGGCGTGGGCCACCGCCGCGTtgctcgccaccgccggcggcggagacgacGACTCGGAGCTCCTGGCGCTCATCAATGCCCCCGAG GACGAGGCCGCAGAGTGCGCCAAGGTCATCTCCGAGGTGACGGGCATGAGCTTCCTCGctggcgacgccggcgccggcgccgggaatAAGCGGAagcacgcggcggcgcggatgTACTCGCCGCCGCTGAGCCCGAGCGGCGTGATCGGCGCGCTGTCCTGCTTCAGCTGCGAGAGCTCGTCGTCCGCCACGGCGGACTCGCGCCCTGCCtccacgtcggcggcggccggcacgtGGCCCGCCTCCGTGTCGTCCTCCCCGGAGCCCCCCGGCCGTGCCCCCAAGCGCGCCGCGGTCGCGGCCGCGCCCCCGGTCCCGCATCCGCTTCCCCCCGACGAGGAGAGCCGCGACGCCTGGCCGTCCACCTGCGCCGCGTGA
- the LOC117842437 gene encoding cyclin-D3-2 isoform X1, giving the protein MEAFAALFDPLYCPEEHLDLYHEEPVEDAEDQWPDRHEQRPAALDDELPALFEALRAKEGVVVPAGEGEDDGYGGAAGREAAVGWACRAAARLGFSALTAALAVAYLDRCFLAGGALRLGDRPWMARLAAVACVALAAKVEETRVPLLLDLQLCAAAGADPADAYVFEAKTVRRMELLVLSALGWRMHPVTPFSYLQPVLADAAMRLHNCEGVLLAVMAGACPSATSSQYWRWPRHRPSAWATAALLATAGGGDDDSELLALINAPEDEAAECAKVISEVTGMSFLAGDAGAGAGNKRKHAAARMYSPPLSPSGVIGALSCFSCESSSSATADSRPASTSAAAGTWPASVSSSPEPPGRAPKRAAVAAAPPVPHPLPPDEESRDAWPSTCAA; this is encoded by the exons ATGGAGGCTTTCGCCGCGCTGTTCGACCCCCTCTACTGCCCCGAGGAGCACCTCGACCTGTACCACGAGGAACCCGTCGAGGACGCTGAGGACCAGTGGCCGGACCGGCATGAGCAGCGGCCGGCGGCTCTTGACGACGAGCTGCCGGCGCTGTTCGAGGCGCTCAGGGCCaaggagggggtggtggtgccggcgggcGAGGGGGAGGACGACGGGtacggcggggcggcgggccgTGAGGCCGCGGTCGGCTGGGcgtgccgcgccgcggcgcggctgGGCTTCTCCGCGCtcaccgccgcgctcgccgtcgcctaCCTCGACCGCTgcttcctcgccggcggcgcgctccggCTTGGCGACCGTCCATGGATGGCGCGCCTTGCCGCCGTCGCCTGCGTTGCGCTCGCCGCCAAGGTCGAGGAGACGCGCGTGCCGCTGCTCCTCGACCTCcagctctgcgccgccgccggcgccgaccccgccgacgCCTACGTGTTCGAGGCCAAGACGGTGCGCCGGATGGAGCTGCTCGTGCTCTCCGCGCTCGGCTGGCGAATGCACCCGGTCACGCCCTTCTCCTACCTCCAGCCcgtcctcgccgacgccgccatgcGCCTGCACAACTGCGAGGGCGTCCTGCTCGCGGTCATGGCCGGTGCGTGCCCCTCTGCGACTTCCAGCCAAT ATTGGAGGTGGCCTCGGCACCGGCCCTCGGCGTGGGCCACCGCCGCGTtgctcgccaccgccggcggcggagacgacGACTCGGAGCTCCTGGCGCTCATCAATGCCCCCGAG GACGAGGCCGCAGAGTGCGCCAAGGTCATCTCCGAGGTGACGGGCATGAGCTTCCTCGctggcgacgccggcgccggcgccgggaatAAGCGGAagcacgcggcggcgcggatgTACTCGCCGCCGCTGAGCCCGAGCGGCGTGATCGGCGCGCTGTCCTGCTTCAGCTGCGAGAGCTCGTCGTCCGCCACGGCGGACTCGCGCCCTGCCtccacgtcggcggcggccggcacgtGGCCCGCCTCCGTGTCGTCCTCCCCGGAGCCCCCCGGCCGTGCCCCCAAGCGCGCCGCGGTCGCGGCCGCGCCCCCGGTCCCGCATCCGCTTCCCCCCGACGAGGAGAGCCGCGACGCCTGGCCGTCCACCTGCGCCGCGTGA